In Clostridium ljungdahlii DSM 13528, the genomic window AAGCAAAAATCAAAGTAGTTCTGGAGGTACATCAGAAGGATCTAAACAGGAAGTAACAGGAGCTATAACATTAGCAGGATCTACTGCACTTCAGCCTTTAGCAGAACAGATCGGAAAGACGTTTTCTGGAAAAAATCCGAAGGCAACTATAAATGTTCAAGGTGGAGGAAGCGGTACTGGTTTGAATTTAGCATTGCAGCATACCGCAGATATAGGAAATTCTGACGTAACAGCAGAATCAAAATTAGACGCAAGTAAGGCAAAGCAGTTAGTAGACCATAAGGTATGTGCAATAGGATTTGCAGTAGTAGTAAATCCTAATGTTAAGGTTGATTCTTTAACAAAAGATCAAATACAAAAAATATTTACAGGACAAATTACTAATTGGAAGGATGTAGGGGGAGATGACATGAAGATAAATGTAATAAACAGAACAAAGTCATCTGGTACAAGATCTACATTTAAAGATACGGTAATGGGTGGAAAGGATGAAAAGGAAGGACTTGGAACAACCCAGGATTCTAATGGAAATGTAGAAAGTGCAATCAAAACTACTCAAGGTTCTATAAGTTATCTAGCTCTTTCTTATTTAACAGGATCAGTAAAAAGTAATGTTAAAGCTTTAAAAATAGAAAATGTTGAAGCTTCAACGGAAAATATAGTTTCTAAAAAATATCCTTTCTGGTCTTTTGAACATATGTATACAAATGGGGAAGCAAAAGGACTGGCAAAAACTTATATAGATTATGTACTCAGCGATGAAAATAAAGATACTATAAAGAAACTTGGATATATACCAATGAGTGATATGAATGAAAAATAATTTGGAAGGTTTTAATGGCTGGCTGGAAAAACAGTTGGCCATTAAAAATATAAATTTGAGGTCGGTGAATATGGAGAAGAAGTCATTTTGGAATAAACTAAAAAATGAGTATATGGGAAGAGGATTTGCAACGCTTTGTGGAGTAATTATTATAGTTCTTACATTGAGTATAATAGTTTTTATATTTTCAAAAGGAATAAATACATTTGTAAAATGGAGATATCCTATAACTGAATTTTTATTTACTTCTAATTGGGTTCCTGACAGCAGCAATCCAAAACTTGGGGCAGCTATATTTTTCGTAGGATCTATACTTGTTTCTGTAGGAGCAGTTATAATAAGTGCACCTATAGGCATAGCACTTGCTGTATTTATGCATTATATATCTCCTAAGGTAGGTTCTAAGATATTACAACCTTCTCTAGAATTATTTGTAGGTATACCTTCAGTTGTATATGGTTGGGTAGGATTTAGTGTACTTCTTCCATTTTTAAAGAGAGGTTTTGGAGGTATTGGTTTTAGCCTAATTGCAGGTATATTGGTTTTGAGTATAATGATTTTACCTACTATAGCAAGCATATCTGCAGATGCTGTAAAAACTATTCCTAAAAGTTATATGGAGGCATCCTATGGAATTGGTGCAACTAGATGGCAAACTATAAGAAGAGTCATAATTCCATCTGCTAAAAGTGGTATATTGACGGGAGTAGTATTAGGTCTTGCTAGGGCTTTTGGAGAAGCTCTTGCAGTGCAAATGGTAATAGGAAATACAGTGAAATTCCCTAAAAATTTATTGAGTCCTACATCCACACTTACTAGCGTTTTAACTATGGATATGGGAAATACGGTATCAGGAACTGCATGGAATGACGCATTATGGTCTTTAGCGCTATTTCTTTTAATAATTTCTTTTATATTTATTATAATAATACGAGCTATTGAAAAAAGGAGTGAAATAAAATAATGGATGCTAAAGTTAAAGATAGAATTTGGACTGGAGTCTTTTATGCAGTAACTGTTTTTGTAGTAGCTCTTCTGGTAGCTTTGATAGGATATATATTGTTTAAGGGCATAGGCTTTTTTAAACCATCGTTTTTATTTGGAAATGCAAAATTTGGAGAAGCAGGGGGAGGCATAGGACCTCAGCTTTTTAATTCCTTTTACATGTTAATAGTTGCACTTATTATAAGTGTTCCCTTTGGCATAGGAGGGGGAATATACTTAGCAGAGTATGCTAGAGAAGGAAAGCTTTTAAATATGATAAGATTGTGTATAGAGACTATGTCTTCTTTGCCTTCTATTGTAGTAGGATTGTTTGGACTTCTCATATTTGTAAATATGACCGGTTGGGGGTTTACACTATTATCAGGGGCGCTAGCCATATCTATATTGAATTTGCCAGCTTTAACTAGGGTAAGTGAAAATGCTATAAGGGTAGCGTCAATTCCTGTAAAAGAGGCTAGCCTTGGACTTGGTGCAACAAGGTGGCAAACTATATCGAAGGTAGTTCTTCCATCGGCAATACCACAGATACTGACAGGCATAATACTTGCGGCAGGGAGAATATTTGGAGAAGCAGCAGCACTTTTATATACGGCAGGAATGAGTGCACCAAAATTAAATTTCTCCTATGTAAGTTTGACTAATAATGGATCTGCTTTCAGCTTAATGAGACCTGCGGAAACGATAGCAGTATATATATGGAAGTTAAATTCTGAGGGAATGGTACCAGATGCTACACAAATAGCTAATAAAGCTTCTGCGGTTTTGGTAATTATGGTATTATTGTTTAATTTTTTAGCCAGAATTCTCGGAAAAAAAATATATGAAGCCTATACTGGTAAAAAATGAGGAGGAAAGTTGATGGATATAATATATACTAAAGATCTTAATCTATATTATGGATCTACCCAGGCTCTTAAAAAAGTAAGTTTGAATGTAGAAAAAAATTCAGTTACAGCATTAATAGGACCTTCTGGGTGTGGAAAATCTACATTTTTGAGAACTTTAAATAGAATGAATGATTTGATAGAGTCAGTTAGAATAGAAGGAAAAGTGTTTTTTGAAGGCAAGGATATATATCAAGATTACGATGTGATAGATTTGAGGAAAAGAATTGGAATGGTGTTTCAAAGCCCTAATCCATTTCCTATGTCAATATATGACAATGTAGCATACGGACCTAGGATACATGGTATAAAGGACAAAAGTAAATTAGATGAATTAGTTGAAAATAGTTTAAAAGGGGCAGCCATATGGGATGAAATTAAAGATAGATTGAATAGAAGTGCACTAGGGCTTTCTGGTGGCCAGCAGCAAAGATTGTGTATAGCAAGAACTCTTGCAGTAGAACCAGAGGTGCTGCTTATGGATGAACCTACTTCTGCATTAGATCCTATATCTACATTAAAAATAGAAGAATTAATGGATGTATTAAAGAAAAAATATACTATAATAATAGTTACGCATAATATGCAGCAGGCTGGTAGAATATCAGATTATACTGCTTTTTTCCTAAATGGAGAAGTTATAGAAGCGCAAAAAACAGAAAATATTTTTTATAAACCTAAAGATAAAAGAACAGAGGATTATATTACAGGAAGATTTGGCTAAACTATAATTTTAAAATAAAAGTATATATTATATTTAAGAGAGGTGATACTGTGCTGAGAAGTAAATTTGATTATGAATTATCCGAAATGCACAATGATGTACTTAGGATGGGAAGTGTAGTTGAAAAGCAAATTCATCAATGTATAGAAGCTTTAATTAATCAGGATATAAAAATTGCAAAGGAAACTATAAAAAATGACGATTTAGTGGATAATTTGCAAAAAGAAATAGAAAATAAGTGCATAAGATTGACAGCAAGAGAACAACCTATTGCTACGGATTTAAGGATAATATTTACCACATCTAAATTGGTAACTGACCTAGAAAGAATAGCTGATCATGCTGTAGATATAGCGAAAGTTACATTGAGATTGGAAAATGAAAAGTATGAAAGAAAACTTATATATATACCTCAAATGGCTGAGATAATAAATAAGATGATAAAGAGGGCATTAGATGCTTATGTGGACAGAAACGTGGAAGAAGCGTATGAAGTTTGCAAAATGGATGATGAGGTAGATAAATTATATAAAAGTGTATTTAAAGAAATGCTGGAATTGATGAATAAAGATAAAAGCAAGATAAATCAATTTGCCCAATTGTTATTTGTATGCAAGTATTTGGAAAGAATAGCTGATCATGTAACTAATATATGTGAAGAGGCTATATATTTAGTTACAGGGGAACAAAAAGATTTAAATGAATAAATATATGTTTAACAATGCACTTAGGAAACTAGGTGCTTTTATTTTGCAAAATATTAGTCTTTGGTGTAAATTAAATTATTAGTAAATTTTTGTAGAATTTTTAATTATTTTTAATTTTTAATGTCATGTAATATGTTAAAATGGTATAGTTCATGCATTTAGTTATCATATTAATTGTATATTCGCATATAATATAGAGGTTAATTTTGTATTTAATTTTAGTTAATTATATGTTATACTTTATAAGGTCGAAAATATATATTTTCAATAATAGGGAGGGATATAATGTTTGCTTTTACTCCAAAAGAAGACAAATTCTATGAGTTCTTTGTGCAAACTGCAAATATTGCCTATACAGAAGCAAAATTGTTGTTAGATTTTTTAAATAACCTGGAAAATTCAGAAGAAAATTTGAAAAAATTAAAAGAGGTGGAACATGAAGGAGATAAAAAACAGCATGAGATATTGGAACAGCTAAATAAGACATTTATTACCCCAATTGATAGGGAAGATATATATGCAATAGCAAACGACATGGATAATATTATTGATTATATGGAATCTACAGCTAGTAGATTTGTTATGTTTAATGTAAGTGAATGTACGGAAGACGCTATTTCATTAAGCAAAATGATAGTTCAGTGCTGCAAGGAACTTATCATTATAATGGAAGAATTAAAAAATATGAAAACAAGCAAACAGTTATCAAAGAAAATAATAGAGGTAAATAGGATAGAAGAAGATGGAGATATAGTTTCAAGAAAAGCTATTGGTGATATATTTAGAAAAGACATAGAAGTTATAGATGTCATAAAATGGAGAGAAATATATCAATATCTTGAGGATACTTTAGATGCCTGTGAGGATTTAGCTAATGTTATTGAAGGAGTAGTAATGAAAAATGCCTAGTACTTTAGTAATAACTATTTTAATAGTTGTAATTGCAGTTATATTTGATGTTATTAATGGTTTTCATGATAGTGCTAATGCTATAGCCTGTGCTGTATCTACGAGGTCTTTATCTTTAAGACAGGCCGTTGTAATTTCTGCAGTTTTAAATTTTGCAGGTGCTTTTTTAAGCGTTTCAGTCGCGGAAACTGTGGGAAAGGGTATAGTTGATCCTAATAACATAACTCAGGAAGTAATTATAGCAGCCCTTATTGGAGCTATAATATGGAACTTAATAACTTGGTATTTTGGAATACCTAGTAGTTCTTCCCATGCCCTTGTAGGAGGAATAGTAGGATCAGCAATTATATATAAGGGTACATTTCTAATTGTCAATTGGTCAACTCTTTTTTGGAAAGTTATTTTATGGCTTATATTGTCGCCAGTAATAGGATTTATAGTGGGATTTATTATTATGAATATAATAAAAGCATTTCTAGTAAATACGAGGCCTTCTACTGTAACAAAAGTATTTTCAAAAGCTGAAATCTTTTCTACCATGTTTTTAGCTTTAAATCATGGTGAAAATGATGCTCAAAAAACTATGGGAGTTATAACTATGACTCTTGTAAGTGCTGGGTTTATAAAAGAATTTTCAGTACCTACATGGGTAAAAATAACCTGTGCACTTGCTATGGCATGTGGAACTGCAATGGGAGGAAAAAGGATAATCAAAACCATGGGTTCTAAAATGGCTAAAATAGTGCCTGTAAATGGTTTTGCAGCAGAAATGGGATCTTCTGCGGTAATATTAACAGCTACTATGTTTCAGGCACCTGTTAGCACAACTCATATAATAAATTCAGCTATAATGGGAGTTGGTTCAGCTAAAAGACTTTCAGCAGTTAGGTGGTCTGTAGTTAAAGATATAGTTATAACCTGGGTATTTACTATACCAAGTTGCGCTGTTATTTCAGGAATTATATTGTTTTTAATAAATTTACTATAATTTTAACAAAATCTCTTCTATTAATTTAGGGAGATTTTTTATTTAAAAAGTTTAATAATTGACTAAATATACATATTAGGTTATATTCTAAATGTATGTTAAAGTATCTAGGTTCAATATTGTAACCTAATAGATTAAGATGGTCATATCATAGATTTTAGCCGGGAGTTGTATAAATGGAAAATAGAATAAAAGCAATTAAATGTGAAAGCATTGCTGAGGAAATGGGAATAGAAAAGGGAGATTGTCTTTTATCCATTAATGGAGAGAAAGTCAAGGATATTATAGATTATAAATTTTTGACAAGCGATGAGTATATTAAAGTAGAAATAGAAAAGCAAAGTGGAGAAGTGTGGGATTTAGAGATAGAAAAGGAATATGATGAAGAACTGGGATTGGAATTTGAGGAACCTATTATTGATAAACCTAAAAGTTGCCATAATAAATGCATATTTTGTTTTATAGATCAGATGCCAAAAGGAATGAGAGATACCCTTTATTTTAAAGATGATGACTCAAGATTGGCATTTCTTCAAGGAAACTTTGTGACACTTACTAATATGAATGATGAGGAGATAGATAGAATAATTAAATATAGGATAAGTCCTATAAATGTATCTGTACATACTACTAATCCAGACCTTAGAATTAAAATGATAAATAACAAATTTGCTGGCAATATATATACACTATTAAAAAGACTTACCCAAAATGGTATAAAAATAAATTGTCAGATAGTATTATGTCCGGGTATAAATGATGGAGCAGAATTTAAAAGAACTGTAGAGGATTTGTATAGATTATATCCTGGAGTCACAAATGTGGCAGTAGTTCCTGTGGGAATTACAAAGTACAGACAGAACCTTTTTAAATTATCTAGATACGATAAAAATTCTGCATCTAACCAATTAAAGATTGCAGAAGAATTGCAGTGTAAATATATAGAAGAAATAGGAGTTCCTTTTGTAAGATTATCTGATGAATTTTATCTTGTCTCTGAAACTGAGATCCCAAACTCTAATTTTTATGAAAATTACAGCCAGTTGGAAGATGGTGTGGGTATGGTAAGACTCTTTAGGGATAATATATCAAGTCATCTTAAAAGCTTAAATAAAGGTGCACGAGGGTCGTTTACATTTTTAACTGGAGAATTAGCCTATAGTGAAATAAAAGATGCAGCAGAAAAAATAATGGAAAACAGCCCAGATATAATAATTGATGTAAAAAAAATAATAAATAATTTTTTTGGCCATACTATAACTGTGTCTGGGCTTATTACGGCAAGAGATATAATGGAACAATTAAAATATAAGACATTAGGAAAAAACATAGTAATACCGGAATGTATGCTTAGAAAAGGATATGAACTTTCAAATTCAGATAAAAGGGTATTTTTAGATGATATAACTTTAGATGAATTAGAAAAAGCTTTAAGTAGAAACATACTGGTATGTGATTATACTGGAAATGATTTAATACAGATTATAAATGAAAACAGTGAGGTGGAATAACTAATGGGAAAGCCAATAGTTGCTATAGTAGGAAGGCCTAATGTAGGTAAGTCTACGTTATTTAACAAATTAGCAGGAAAGAGAATATCTATAGTGGAAGATACACCTGGAGTTACAAGAGACAGGGTGTATGCTGAAGCAGAATGGTTAAAATATAATTTTACCATAATTGATACAGGTGGAATTGAACCTGAAAGCACTGATGTAATAATTTCTCAAATGAGAAGGCAGGCTCAGGTGGCAGTAGAAACTGCAGATACAATAATATTTATAGTAGATGGAAAAGAAGGAGTTACTGCAGCAGATAGGGAAGTAGCTCAAATGCTTAGAAAAAGTAAAAAACCAGTTGTACTTGTTGTGAATAAAATAGATAATATAAATCAAAATGCTTATGTTTACGAATTTTATAACTTAGGTATAGGAGAACCTATGGCTATATCTGCATCACAGGCATTAGGACTTGGGGATATGCTGGATAAAGTAGTGGAAAACTTTAAAGATGATGAAGATGATGATATAGACAGTGAGTATATAAAAGTAGCTTTTATAGGAAAGCCAAATGTAGGAAAATCATCTCTTATAAATAAGTTGTTGGGGGAAGAAAGAGTTATTGTAAGTGATATTCCTGGAACCACAAGGGATGCTGTGGACAGTTATCTGGAAACGGACTATGGGAAGCTTTTACTTATAGATACTGCAGGTCTTAGAAAAAAGAGTAAGGTTAAAGAGGAAATAGAGAGATATAGTGTAATAAGAACTTACACTGCAATAGAGAGGGCAGATGTATGTGTGCTTATATTGGATGCAGTTCACAATATAAGTGAGCAGGATGAAAAGATAATAGGCTATGCTCATGAATTAAGTAAATCCATTATGGTTATAATTAACAAATGGGACTTAATAGATAAGGATACAAAAACAGTTGACAAATATAAGACGGAAATAGGAACAAGTCTTTCTTTTATGCCATATGCTCCTTATTTATTTATATCTGCAAAAACAGGACAGAGAGTAAATAAGGTTTTACAACTTATAAAAGAATGCTATGACAATTACTGTAAGAGGATAAAAACAGGAGTGTTAAATGACATAATAAGCAAAGCAGTTATGATGAAAGAACCTCCTGTTATATTGGGTAAGAGATTAAAAATTTATTATGTAACTCAAATAGGAAATAAACCTCCTACTTTTGTATTTTTTGTAAATGACCCTAGCTGTGTTCATTTTTCTTATAGAAGGTATATCGAAAATCAATTGAGAGATAACTTTGATTTTACGGGAACAGGAATAAAGTTAGAGTTTAGGGAAAGGAAGGAATAATTGTGTATTCATCTGTATCTTTTTTGGGAGGGGGAAGTTTTGGAACGGCCCTCTCAGTTATACTTGCAAAAAAAGGTGTAAAGGTAAACTTGTGGGATAGAAATGAAAGCATAGTTGAGGATATAAATGTAAAAAGAGAAAATATAAAGTATTTACACGGCGTAGTTATTCCACAAGATGTAAAGGCCTCTAATGATGCAGAGGATGTAATTGAAAAAGGAGAAGTCCTAGTGTTGTCAGTGCCATCCCAGGCAGTAAGAGAGGTTTTAATAAATTTTAAAAACTTTATAAGGGAAGATCAAATAATTGTAAACATAGCTAAAGGTATAGAAGAAAAAAGTGGAAAGAGACTTTCTAAAGTTATACAGGAAGAACTACCTTTAAATAAGGTAGTGGTACTTTCAGGACCAAGCCATGCGGAAGAAGTTGCTAGGGATATACCAACTACAGTAGCTGTATCTTCAGAAAACATGGAATACGCTAAAAAAATTCAAGATTTATTTATGACGAATAAGTTTAGAATATATACAAATGAAGATATTATAGGAGTAGAAATTGGAGGAGCAGTTAAAAATGTAATTGCACTTGCCTGTGGAATTTCAGATGGTATAGGTTATGGAGATAATTCAAAGGCAGCTCTCATGACTAGAGGAATTGCTGAGATAGTAAGAATTGGTGAAAAATTAGGAGGCAGAAGGGAAACTTTCTCGGGACTTACAGGTATAGGTGACCTTATAGTTACATGTACAAGTGTTCATAGTAGAAATCGAAGGGCAGGTATACTTATAGGACAGGGAGTTCCTGTAAATAGAGCAGTAGATGAAGTAGGAATGGTAGTAGAAGGTATAAAAGCTTGCAGGGCTTTTTATGAATTAAAAGAAAAATTAAATGTGCAGATGCCTATAACAGAGGCACTTTACAGCATACTGTTTCAAGGAAAAGAGCCTAAATATACCGTATATGAGCTTATGACCAGAGCAAAAAAGGATGAAGTGTATTAATCAATAATATTAGTAATAAAATATGCCCCATAAAAATATATATATACTGATAATATTAGATTATTGGAGGGTATATTTTGGAAAATTTTGATATATACAAAGATATTGCAGACAGAACTCAGGGGGATATATATGTAGGTGTTGTGGGACCTGTAAGAACTGGAAAATCAACTTTTATAAAGAGATTTATGGAAATAATGGTTCTTCCTAACATAGATAATTCCTATAAAAAACAGAGAGCTAAAGATGAGCTTCCACAAAGCTCCTCAGGGAAATCCATTCATACTACAGAACCTAAATTTGTACCAAATGAAGCCATAGAGATAAATTTAAATGAAGGTACTAAATTTAAAGTTAGAATGGTAGATTGTGTTGGCTATATAGTTAAAAGTGCAGCTGGATATATGGAAGGCGAAGAAGCTAAAATGGTTACTACTCCATGGTATGACTATGAAATTCCTTTTGAAGAAGCAGCTGAAATAGGAACAAAAAAAGTAATAAATGAACATTCAACTATAGGACTTTTGGTTACTACAGATGGGTCTATAACGGATATAGAAAGAGCAGATTACGTTGAAGCAGAGGAAAGAGTGGTTAATGAACTAAAATCAATCAATAAACCATTTATAATGGTACTAAATTCTCAGCATCCCTTTGATCCTGATACGGTAGCCTTGAAAAAAGAGTTAGAAGGTAAATATGATGTGCCTGTCCAAACTATGGATGTACTTAATATGAAAGAAGACGACATAACAAATGTATTTCAAAGAGTACTTAAAGAATTCCCTGTTAAAGAGATAAATATTGATATGCCGGAATGGATAGAAAAAATGGATCCATCACATTGGTTAAAGCTAGATTTTATAGGCCTAGTAAAAGATATGTGTAGTAATATATACAAGGTTAGAGATATAACAAAGTCACTAGAAAGTTTTAAAGATGTAGAATTTATTGGAGAATCTATGGTAAAAGAAATAAATATGGGAGAAGGTACTGCCAGAATTGATCTAACACCTAGAAAGGATCTTTATTATAAAATATTGAGTGAGGTCTGTGAGAAAAAAATCGAAGGTGAAAGTGACTTATTAAACATAGTAAAAGAAATGCACAGTGCAAAAGTAGAATATGATAAAATAGCAGGTGCATTAAAGGAAGTAAAGGAAACAGGTTATGGACTAGTTGCTCCGCAACTTTCTG contains:
- a CDS encoding phosphate ABC transporter substrate-binding protein; the encoded protein is MKKKGLRALIAAMTITVVAGAFVGCGGSKNQSSSGGTSEGSKQEVTGAITLAGSTALQPLAEQIGKTFSGKNPKATINVQGGGSGTGLNLALQHTADIGNSDVTAESKLDASKAKQLVDHKVCAIGFAVVVNPNVKVDSLTKDQIQKIFTGQITNWKDVGGDDMKINVINRTKSSGTRSTFKDTVMGGKDEKEGLGTTQDSNGNVESAIKTTQGSISYLALSYLTGSVKSNVKALKIENVEASTENIVSKKYPFWSFEHMYTNGEAKGLAKTYIDYVLSDENKDTIKKLGYIPMSDMNEK
- the pstC gene encoding phosphate ABC transporter permease subunit PstC, with translation MEKKSFWNKLKNEYMGRGFATLCGVIIIVLTLSIIVFIFSKGINTFVKWRYPITEFLFTSNWVPDSSNPKLGAAIFFVGSILVSVGAVIISAPIGIALAVFMHYISPKVGSKILQPSLELFVGIPSVVYGWVGFSVLLPFLKRGFGGIGFSLIAGILVLSIMILPTIASISADAVKTIPKSYMEASYGIGATRWQTIRRVIIPSAKSGILTGVVLGLARAFGEALAVQMVIGNTVKFPKNLLSPTSTLTSVLTMDMGNTVSGTAWNDALWSLALFLLIISFIFIIIIRAIEKRSEIK
- the pstA gene encoding phosphate ABC transporter permease PstA; this encodes MDAKVKDRIWTGVFYAVTVFVVALLVALIGYILFKGIGFFKPSFLFGNAKFGEAGGGIGPQLFNSFYMLIVALIISVPFGIGGGIYLAEYAREGKLLNMIRLCIETMSSLPSIVVGLFGLLIFVNMTGWGFTLLSGALAISILNLPALTRVSENAIRVASIPVKEASLGLGATRWQTISKVVLPSAIPQILTGIILAAGRIFGEAAALLYTAGMSAPKLNFSYVSLTNNGSAFSLMRPAETIAVYIWKLNSEGMVPDATQIANKASAVLVIMVLLFNFLARILGKKIYEAYTGKK
- the pstB gene encoding phosphate ABC transporter ATP-binding protein PstB; the protein is MDIIYTKDLNLYYGSTQALKKVSLNVEKNSVTALIGPSGCGKSTFLRTLNRMNDLIESVRIEGKVFFEGKDIYQDYDVIDLRKRIGMVFQSPNPFPMSIYDNVAYGPRIHGIKDKSKLDELVENSLKGAAIWDEIKDRLNRSALGLSGGQQQRLCIARTLAVEPEVLLMDEPTSALDPISTLKIEELMDVLKKKYTIIIVTHNMQQAGRISDYTAFFLNGEVIEAQKTENIFYKPKDKRTEDYITGRFG
- the phoU gene encoding phosphate signaling complex protein PhoU; translated protein: MLRSKFDYELSEMHNDVLRMGSVVEKQIHQCIEALINQDIKIAKETIKNDDLVDNLQKEIENKCIRLTAREQPIATDLRIIFTTSKLVTDLERIADHAVDIAKVTLRLENEKYERKLIYIPQMAEIINKMIKRALDAYVDRNVEEAYEVCKMDDEVDKLYKSVFKEMLELMNKDKSKINQFAQLLFVCKYLERIADHVTNICEEAIYLVTGEQKDLNE
- a CDS encoding DUF47 domain-containing protein, whose translation is MFAFTPKEDKFYEFFVQTANIAYTEAKLLLDFLNNLENSEENLKKLKEVEHEGDKKQHEILEQLNKTFITPIDREDIYAIANDMDNIIDYMESTASRFVMFNVSECTEDAISLSKMIVQCCKELIIIMEELKNMKTSKQLSKKIIEVNRIEEDGDIVSRKAIGDIFRKDIEVIDVIKWREIYQYLEDTLDACEDLANVIEGVVMKNA
- a CDS encoding inorganic phosphate transporter, whose protein sequence is MPSTLVITILIVVIAVIFDVINGFHDSANAIACAVSTRSLSLRQAVVISAVLNFAGAFLSVSVAETVGKGIVDPNNITQEVIIAALIGAIIWNLITWYFGIPSSSSHALVGGIVGSAIIYKGTFLIVNWSTLFWKVILWLILSPVIGFIVGFIIMNIIKAFLVNTRPSTVTKVFSKAEIFSTMFLALNHGENDAQKTMGVITMTLVSAGFIKEFSVPTWVKITCALAMACGTAMGGKRIIKTMGSKMAKIVPVNGFAAEMGSSAVILTATMFQAPVSTTHIINSAIMGVGSAKRLSAVRWSVVKDIVITWVFTIPSCAVISGIILFLINLL
- a CDS encoding radical SAM protein, which codes for MENRIKAIKCESIAEEMGIEKGDCLLSINGEKVKDIIDYKFLTSDEYIKVEIEKQSGEVWDLEIEKEYDEELGLEFEEPIIDKPKSCHNKCIFCFIDQMPKGMRDTLYFKDDDSRLAFLQGNFVTLTNMNDEEIDRIIKYRISPINVSVHTTNPDLRIKMINNKFAGNIYTLLKRLTQNGIKINCQIVLCPGINDGAEFKRTVEDLYRLYPGVTNVAVVPVGITKYRQNLFKLSRYDKNSASNQLKIAEELQCKYIEEIGVPFVRLSDEFYLVSETEIPNSNFYENYSQLEDGVGMVRLFRDNISSHLKSLNKGARGSFTFLTGELAYSEIKDAAEKIMENSPDIIIDVKKIINNFFGHTITVSGLITARDIMEQLKYKTLGKNIVIPECMLRKGYELSNSDKRVFLDDITLDELEKALSRNILVCDYTGNDLIQIINENSEVE
- the der gene encoding ribosome biogenesis GTPase Der, whose translation is MGKPIVAIVGRPNVGKSTLFNKLAGKRISIVEDTPGVTRDRVYAEAEWLKYNFTIIDTGGIEPESTDVIISQMRRQAQVAVETADTIIFIVDGKEGVTAADREVAQMLRKSKKPVVLVVNKIDNINQNAYVYEFYNLGIGEPMAISASQALGLGDMLDKVVENFKDDEDDDIDSEYIKVAFIGKPNVGKSSLINKLLGEERVIVSDIPGTTRDAVDSYLETDYGKLLLIDTAGLRKKSKVKEEIERYSVIRTYTAIERADVCVLILDAVHNISEQDEKIIGYAHELSKSIMVIINKWDLIDKDTKTVDKYKTEIGTSLSFMPYAPYLFISAKTGQRVNKVLQLIKECYDNYCKRIKTGVLNDIISKAVMMKEPPVILGKRLKIYYVTQIGNKPPTFVFFVNDPSCVHFSYRRYIENQLRDNFDFTGTGIKLEFRERKE
- a CDS encoding NAD(P)H-dependent glycerol-3-phosphate dehydrogenase yields the protein MYSSVSFLGGGSFGTALSVILAKKGVKVNLWDRNESIVEDINVKRENIKYLHGVVIPQDVKASNDAEDVIEKGEVLVLSVPSQAVREVLINFKNFIREDQIIVNIAKGIEEKSGKRLSKVIQEELPLNKVVVLSGPSHAEEVARDIPTTVAVSSENMEYAKKIQDLFMTNKFRIYTNEDIIGVEIGGAVKNVIALACGISDGIGYGDNSKAALMTRGIAEIVRIGEKLGGRRETFSGLTGIGDLIVTCTSVHSRNRRAGILIGQGVPVNRAVDEVGMVVEGIKACRAFYELKEKLNVQMPITEALYSILFQGKEPKYTVYELMTRAKKDEVY
- the spoIVA gene encoding stage IV sporulation protein A, which encodes MENFDIYKDIADRTQGDIYVGVVGPVRTGKSTFIKRFMEIMVLPNIDNSYKKQRAKDELPQSSSGKSIHTTEPKFVPNEAIEINLNEGTKFKVRMVDCVGYIVKSAAGYMEGEEAKMVTTPWYDYEIPFEEAAEIGTKKVINEHSTIGLLVTTDGSITDIERADYVEAEERVVNELKSINKPFIMVLNSQHPFDPDTVALKKELEGKYDVPVQTMDVLNMKEDDITNVFQRVLKEFPVKEINIDMPEWIEKMDPSHWLKLDFIGLVKDMCSNIYKVRDITKSLESFKDVEFIGESMVKEINMGEGTARIDLTPRKDLYYKILSEVCEKKIEGESDLLNIVKEMHSAKVEYDKIAGALKEVKETGYGLVAPQLSEMKLEEPEIVKQGNRFGVKLKASAPSLHFIRADIETEISPIMGTERESEEMVKSLLEQFESDPSKIWQSNMFGKSLEILVKEGLQNKLYKMPEDIQIKIQKTLQKIINEGNGGLICILL